The region ACAGTTCTGATTCCCAGAACTCTGGCACAATAAACTCAGTCTCTCCATACTCACTTGTTGACATCCTGCATGATGTTTCCAGGCCAGGCCAGCTCGATTTTCAGCTGCCCCTTGTGCTCAACAAAGAAGTCCACCAGGGTCCGTGTGACGGTGGCCGAGGTGTGGAGGAAAAATGCAGGGATCCACAAAATGGCCCCCTCCAGCTTCTTCAGGTTGAGGAAGAAGTTGTTGCGGTCCTGGATGGTCAAAAGGTTGTTGTAGTACCTCTCCAGGATGCTGgggttaaaggtggtgaggttgGTCTTCCGGCCCACATCCTTGTAGTAGGAGTCGGTAGGGGCGAAGTTGCAGCGGAAGATAAAGTCGGCACTGTCGATCTCTGGCCCACAGTGACTGCCTGTCAGGATCCCACTGTTACCCACCACGGCACACACGTTGTAGTGCTTGTTCTGGATGGGTGAAGCATCAGGAAGCAGTGACTTCAGGTTGTTGCTTATAGAGAAGACATACTTGTGACTGGAGTAGTCAAAGTGCATCAGCTGGCCGACGCGCACACCATTCTTggtgagggagaagttgttggcCACATCAATGTAATGGAAGATCTCTTTCCTGAAAAGTTGTAAACAGATCAAAATATCAGCTCACAGCTGCTGTTTCAACTAAATGCAATGTTGCAATGTAGCCAACTGCAAACGACAAATAAACTGAAATGTTCTACTAAACACATAAACAGTATTCTGTTTAAaccgaataataataataataataataataatacctttGCTGATAAAAAGCTGTCCTATTGAATTTCCATTTGGAGGGTTTCCCTTGCAGCTCCTCGTTCAGAGCATTGGTTAACGGGATGAAGGATGGGTC is a window of Oncorhynchus mykiss isolate Arlee chromosome 11, USDA_OmykA_1.1, whole genome shotgun sequence DNA encoding:
- the LOC100135853 gene encoding sia-alpha-2,3-Gal-beta-1,4-GlcNAc-R:alpha 2,8-sialyltransferase gives rise to the protein MVRIANALGLVILMVALLILSLISYVSIRKDSIFSSTKNDNMGGPRIMFHAGFRSQFAMNFLDPSFIPLTNALNEELQGKPSKWKFNRTAFYQQRKEIFHYIDVANNFSLTKNGVRVGQLMHFDYSSHKYVFSISNNLKSLLPDASPIQNKHYNVCAVVGNSGILTGSHCGPEIDSADFIFRCNFAPTDSYYKDVGRKTNLTTFNPSILERYYNNLLTIQDRNNFFLNLKKLEGAILWIPAFFLHTSATVTRTLVDFFVEHKGQLKIELAWPGNIMQDVNKYWKTKNLSPKRLSTGILMYTLASAMCEEIHLYGFWPFGWDPNTGKELPYHYYDKKGTKFTTKWQETHQLPSEFKLLYKMHGEGVTKLSLSHCS